In Podospora pseudoanserina strain CBS 124.78 chromosome 5, whole genome shotgun sequence, a single window of DNA contains:
- a CDS encoding Type I Iterative PKS (SMCOG1093:Beta-ketoacyl synthase; COG:Q; antiSMASH:Cluster_11; EggNog:ENOG503NY9R) — translation MQRSSCCRIMADQQPMPIAIVGMSCRLPGDVSTPGEFYRMLCRKRSGWSKVPKDRFTAEAYHHPNPDKKGCFNSQGGYFIKDDISMFDAGFFDITKKEAESMDPAQRLLLETAYEAFENGGFPKEHISGKRVGVFVGANYTEHRVGNLRDLDHIPNFDATGNQGAFLAGRLAYYFNLRGPAFTVDTACSSSLHALHLAVQSIRAGESESAIVGASHLITHPDIWVSMAKLRLFSDVGKTYAFDDRAKSGYARGEGAGCLILKPLAQAQADNDHIFSVITHSGISHNGRTVGIVAPSPEEQERLLRDAFAEAKIDPKDVGFFEAHGTGTKKGDPIEATAIYRAVGRHFTADQPLYIGSAKPNVGHLEGVSGIVSVIKSVLMLYYGFILPNTEFETLNPAIPLDKWNMRVATDQKPWPSKRKYACVNNFGFSGSNSMCVLSAAPITREIELGKDAGYTPQRLFVLSANDETALRNSMKELGIWLEQHAELYQTTMPRNLAYTLCQRRSHLPWRVAVVAGMCSAVAGSLNSHEMVPARASSETPKLAFVFTGQGAQWHAMGRELITTHPVFKGAIMRADKTLRDIGADFSIHEELTRDKKSTKVGMAHISQPICSAVQLALIDLLESFGIRPTAVTGHSSGEIGAAYAAGALDFESAMAAAYYRGQVIIELKKTHTQLKGSMMAVGSGADELAPMLKALNQEGGPQAVVACENSPSSTTLSGDEEAIDRVGKMFQDKGVFNRKLFVDVAYHSPHMKLIAESYLAKISHIQVPDNVSSSNVEFYSSLRGRRIDLHELGPEYWVDNLTQAVRFSTSLQHLCNEHKPDILLEVGPHAALKGPIMQILKKVGAAATKISYIPTLVRDQDATTTCLEAAGQLFVRGYPLDFFNINHKRQENEHPDLVPMLYTYPWSKQKYWYESRLSRQHRIKPFARNDLIGIMADWSSELEPTWRNVVRTEDLPWLKEYEVQGRHVYPASAFVSMVVEAAAQQASLTGADVEKFDLRNLKIKEHLFVEDGKEFEVLLNFRALDGEKGHEFRITSYEDSRGWLVHCTGTVVMDAASTRRAAPRDASVPSARTEAMKKLISEADSSSACSSAGSSLPSSATSDAGHGSHTPATPTQDCSDQVCNTSRKLNALAGGGAEIYESLSALGMGFPKSFKSVVDVSINRTKIVANCCTRDTAADMPVDFETPFQIHPSVLDAMLQVPLLNLKSTEDGIPTAHLPVAIRHVTVRTPWKKRANDTFCIHCNLEPKTATFMVEVFSGASSGAAAISMSGLVMKAVRTGQKDTKAPRELCFQYKWQPFAQAKCKGHSSDEKTEKRSDSDVVIVTEGENDPLVSALCHAIEASTGLSPRVSSMDSLSDFGSKFLVLSDLKGPVLPNLLPSRLEQIKSLLTISPGLIWITRGATRFPTNPEANMALGLIRTARSERSAVASSLDLDPKSKLSADEQASLIFEALRESVLSEEEGEKEMEFAEEQGQLVVPRIKVDEKLNLDVHRSLGPSASYLQNFHQPGRQLRLAPHSSESFDDMYFEDCPETALGEDEIEIAVVASALSKDDADKAETHDAESKIVRSCSGTITRLGTGVRNFAQGTRVCALALGPFGTHARARTSSAVAIPAGLSMENAAIIPAAYAAAHYALVDLAKLHPSERILIQLAGPAGLAAVEVARHLGALAYVLVQNDDEAATAKRAGVPRERVLNSHSIHLRRQLEEATMGEGMDVVLTLSGNETNVAWECLADFGRFVEIRTSATHANTRPGLGDNATFTSLNMASVAAARPKAMERTLKAVVDNIASGVIKAPSDATILPVSELSRGMEMVHNGAAHPVVVVAGPKEQVKAMHQISKTIFRRDGTHVIVGGTGGLGRSMAKFMIQHGARSIVLLSRSGIGKEMVDQLQKEANCPDARVLVKKCDASDEQQVKHLVAECSKSLPPICGVIHAAMVLRDVLLEGMTHEDYTQVIRPKVAGTWNIHNVLQSQSISLDYFVVLSSASGILGSRGQGAYAAANTFLDAFVQQRQLNGLPGTSLDLTAVTGAGYLAENAERSEDIIRNFGHETVSEEEVLALLSAAVRGECPAQCLTGLKLHLGADGGWPYYASDPRFTELKAECLAAAEREGLMPKQTISPGNAFRAASSDEEAANIVGQGILQKLSEVLTVDIQDLDVARNITSYGLDSLTAIELRNWIAKEFRANLQILELLSSGTINDLAALTVQKTRTA, via the exons ATGCAACGGTCGTCTTGTTGCAGAATCATGGCGGACCAACAACCGAtgcccatcgccatcgtgGGCATGTCCTGCCGTCTGCCGGGGGATGTGTCCACGCCCGGGGAGTTCTACCGTATGCTCTGTCGCAAGAGAAGCGGCTGGTCCAAGGTTCCCAAGGACCGCTTCACCGCCGAGGCGTATCATCACCCAAACCCCGACAAGAAGGGGTGCTTCAACTCCCAGGGCGGCTACTTCATCAAAGATGACATCTCCATGTTTGATGCTGGGTTTTTTGACATCACaaagaaggaggccgagtcTATGG ATCCTGCACAACGACTGCTACTCGAAACAGCATACGAAGCATTCGAGAACGGTGGGTTTCCCAAAGAGCACATCTCGGGCAAAAGGGTAGGCGTCTTTGTTGGCGCCAACTATACTGAGCACCGAGTCGGTAATCTTCGAGATCTTGATCATATACCAAACTTCGACGCTACAGGAAACCAGGGCGCCTTCTTGGCGGGCCGGCTAGCCTATTACTTCAACCTTCGAGGCCCAGCGTTCACCGTCGACACGGCATGCTCGTCGTCCTTACACGCCCTGCATTTGGCGGTGCAGTCGATCAGGGCAGGCGAGTCCGAATCAGCCATCGTTGGGGCCTCGCACCTCATTACACATCCCGATATCTGGGTGTCGATGGCAAAACTCCGCCTTTTTTCCGACGTGGGCAAAACATATGCGTTCGATGACCGAGCAAAGTCAGGATATGCTCGTGGTGAAGGTGCAGGTTGCCTTATTCTCAAACCCTTGgcccaagctcaagcagaCAACGACCACATCTTCAGCGTCATCACACATTCTGGCATCAGCCACAACGGCCGGACAGTTGGTATTGTTGCCCCGTCGCCAGAGGAGCAGGAACGCTTGCTCCGAGACGCGTttgccgaggccaagattgaTCCCAAGGATGTCGGCTTCTTCGAGGCTCATGGCACTGGGACAAAGAAGGGGGACCCAATCGAGGCGACCGCCATCTACAGGGCAGTTGGAAGACACTTTACCGCTGACCAGCCCCTTTATATTGGCTCCGCAAAGCCCAACGTCGGCCATTTAGAGGGTGTGTCTGGCATCGTCTCGGTCATCAAATCGGTGCTGATGTTGTACTATGGCTTCATCTTGCCCAACACCGAGTTTGAAACGCTCAATCCGGCCATCCCTCTTGACAAGTGGAACATGCGAGTGGCCACGGACCAGAAACCATGGCCCAGCAAGAGAAAGTACGCATGTGTCAACAACTTTGGCTTCTCCGGTTCCAACTCGATGTGTGTGCTCAGCGCAGCACCCATCACGCGCGAGATCGAACTGGGCAAGGACGCTGGCTACACACCTCAGCGCCTCTTCGTCCTGTCAGCCAACGACGAGACCGCCCTTCGCAACAGCATGAAGGAGCTGGGAATCTGGCTCGAACAGCACGCCGAGCTGTACCAGACGACAATGCCACGTAATTTGGCCTATACGCTCTGCCAACGCCGGTCTCATCTGCCATGGCGTGTGGCCGTTGTTGCCGGCATGTGCTCGGCCGTCGCCGGCTCGCTCAACTCTCATGAGATGGTGCCTGCCCGCGCCTCGAGTGAAACACCCAAGCTGGCATTTGTCTTCACAGGACAAGGTGCCCAGTGGCACGCCATGGGCCGTGAGCTCATCACAACCCATCCCGTCTTCAAAGGCGCCATCATGCGGGCAGACAAGACGTTGCGGGATATTGGGGCCGACTTCTCCATCCACGAGGAGTTGACTCGCGACAAGAAGAGCACCAAAGTCGGCATGGCTCACATCTCACAGCCCATTTGCTCGGCCGTACAGCTCGCCTTGATTGACCTCCTGGAGTCATTCGGGATCCGTCCAACAGCGGTGACAGGTCACTCATCAGGAGAGATTGGTGCCGCGTACGCGGCCGGCGCGCTGGACTTTGAGTCGGCCATGGCCGCTGCCTACTACAGAGGACAGGTCATCATCGAGCTCAAGAAGACCCACACCCAGCTCAAGGGCAGCATGATGGCCGTGGGTTCCGGTGCTGACGAGCTCGCCCCCATGCTCAAGGCTCTCAACCAGGAGGGTGGCCCACAGGCCGTCGTTGCATGCGAGAACTCTCCGTCCTCAACGACCTTGTccggtgatgaggaagcCATTGATCGTGTGGGCAAGATGTTCCAAGACAAGGGGGTCTTCAACCGCAAGCTGTTTGTCGACGTGGCCTATCACTCTCCGCACATGAAGCTGATTGCCGAGTCCTATCTGGCCAAGATTTCCCACATCCAAGTGCCTGACAATGTGTCATCATCCAACGTCGAGTTTTATTCTTCGCTCCGTGGCCGCAGAATTGACCTGCATGAACTCGGCCCAGAGTACTGGGTTGACAACCTCACACAGGCCGTGCGCTTTTCCACATCTCTTCAGCACCTGTGCAACGAGCACAAGCCCGACATCCTTTTGGAGGTGGGACCTCACGCCGCTCTGAAAGGGCCCATCATGCAAATCTTGAAAAAGGTTGGcgctgctgccaccaagatCAGCTACATCCCCACCCTCGTGCGCGATCAAGATGCCACCACGACCTGCCTCGAGGCAGCCGGCCAGCTGTTCGTCCGCGGCTATCCCCTCGacttcttcaacatcaatcaCAAGCGCCAGGAGAATGAGCACCCAGACCTGGTGCCCATGCTGTACACGTACCCATGGTCGAAGCAAAAGTACTGGTATGAGTCGCGCCTCAGCCGGCAACATCGGATCAAGCCATTTGCCCGCAATGACTTGATTGGTATCATGGCTGACTGGTCGAGCGAGCTTGAGCCGACTTGGCGCAACGTCGTGCGCACCGAGGACTTGCCCTGGTTGAAGGAGTATGAAGTTCAAGGTCGCCACGTATATCCGGCGTCGGCGTTTGTGTCCATGGTGGTCGAGGCCGCGGCCCAACAAGCGAGTCTCACAGGGGCTGATGTTGAAAAGTTTGATCTGAGAAACCTTAAGATCAAGGAGCATCTCTTCGTCGAGGACGGCAAGGAGTTTGAGGTACTCCTCAACTTCCGAGCCTTGGACGGCGAGAAGGGCCACGAGTTCCGCATCACTTCTTACGAGGACAGTCGTGGATGGCTGGTGCATTGCACCGGTactgtggtgatggatgcCGCTTCAACGCGCCGTGCAGCTCCCAGAGATGCGTCTGTGCCCAGCGCCAGGACCGAGGCCATGAAGAAGCTCATCTCGGAAGCCGACAGCTCCTCGGCCTGCTCATCGGCTGGATCCTCGCTTCCTTCATCAGCTACTTCCGACGCcggccatggcagccacACCCCTGCAACGCCCACGCAGGACTGCAGTGATCAGGTCTGCAATACGTCTAGGAAGCTCAACGCgttggcgggtggtggtgccgagATCTATGAGTCCCTGTCGGCGCTCGGCATGGGGTTCCCCAAGTCTTTCAAGTCTGTTGTCGatgtcagcatcaacaggACCAAGATCGTGGCCAACTGTTGCACCCGTGATACCGCCGCGGATATGCCCGTGGACTTTGAGACGCCCTTCCAGATTCATCCCTCGGTCTTGGACGCTATGCTGCAGGTGCCACTGCTCAACCTAAAGTCGACAGAGGACGGCATACCCACAGCCCATCTTCCCGTCGCCATCCGTCATGTCACTGTCCGCACGccctggaagaagagggctAACGACACGTTTTGCATTCACTGCAACCTGGAGCCAAAAACGGCGACATTCATGGTGGAGGTCTTCAGTGGCGCCAGCTCGGGAGCTGCTGCTATTTCCATGTCAGGTCTCGTGATGAAGGCGGTCAGGACTGGCCAGAAAGACACTAAAGCGCCCAGGGAGTTGTGTTTCCAGTATAAATGGCAGCCGTTTGCTCAAGCCAAGTGCAAGGGGCATTCAAGCGACGAAAAGACGGAGAAAAGGTCTGACTCCGACGTCGTCATCGTAACAGAAGGGGAGAATGACCCCTTAGTTTCGGCACTGTGCCACGCCATCGAGGCCAGTACCGGGCTGTCTCCCAGGGTTTCTTCCATGGACAGCCTGTCCGACTTTGGCTCCAAGTTCCTGGTTCTCTCAGACCTGAAGGGCCCCGTGCTACCCAATCTCTTACCCTCGCGTCTCGAGCAGATCAAGTCACTTCTGACCATCTCGCCTGGACTTATCTGGATCACCCGTGGCGCAACACGATTCCCCACGAACCCCGAAGCCAACATGGCGCTGGGTCTCATTCGTACGGCGCGTTCGGAGAGGAGCGCCGTGGCTTCCAGCTTGGATCTGGATCCCAAGAGCAAGCTGTCCGCTGATGAGCAAGCCAGCCTCATCTTCGAAGCACTGAGGGAATCTGTCCtgtcggaagaggagggagagaaggaaaTGGAGTTTGCGGAAGAGCAGGGCCAGCTCGTTGTTCCACGCATCAAGGTCGACGAGAAGCTCAACCTGGACGTGCACCGCAGCCTCGGCCCTTCAGCCTCCTACCTCCAAAACTTCCACCAACCCGGCCGCCAATTACGCCTGGCACCGCACAGCTCCGAGTCCTTTGATGATATGTACTTTGAGGATTGCCCAGAGACAGCCTTGGGCGAGGACGAGATCGAGATTGCTGTGGTTGCCTCGGCGCTTAGCAAGGACGATGCCGACAAGGCTGAGACTCACGATGCCGAATCCAAGATTGTGCGCAGCTGCAGTGGCACCATCACGCGCCTCGGAACGGGCGTGAGGAACTTTGCGCAAGGAACCAGGGTGTGCGCGCTGGCATTGGGCCCTTTTGGCACACATGCCCGAGCAAGAACATCAAGCGCTGTCGCCATCCCGGCTGGCCTCAGCATGGAAAACGCGGCCATCATCCCTGCTGCCTACGCTGCTGCCCATTATGCCTTGGTAGATCTCGCCAAGCTTCATCCGAGCGAGAGAATCCTGATCCAGCTGGCAGGCCCGGCGGGTCTTGCTGCCGTCGAAGTGGCCCGCCATTTGGGAGCGTTGGCCTACGTCTTGGTTCAAAACGATGACGAGGCCGCGACAGCAAAGAGGGCAGGTGTCCCGAGGGAGCGTGTGTTGAATTCTCACAGCATTCATCTCCGTcggcagctggaggaggcgacgaTGGGTGAAGGCATGGACGTTGTCCTGACACTATCCGGCAACGAGACAAATGTTGCTTGGGAATGCCTTGCTGACTTTGGACGCTTTGTTGAGATCCGAACGTCAGCCACCCATGCCAATACGAGGCCAGGGCTTGGGGACAACGCTACCTTCACCTCGCTCAACATGGCAAGCGTGGCAGCTGCCAGACCAAAGGCAATGGAGCGTACTCTCAAGGCGGTTGTCGACAACATCGCCAGTGGTGTGATCAAAGCGCCTTCGGATGCCACCATTCTTCCCGTCTCAGAGCTCTCGAGGGGCATGGAGATGGTGCACAATGGCGCGGCGCACCCCGTCGTCGTGGTTGCCGGACCCAAGGAACAGGTCAAGGCCATGCACCAGATATCCAAGACCATCTTCCGCAGGGACGGCACCCACGTCATCGTAGGTGGTACTGGCGGTCTGGGCCGCTCCATGGCCAAATTCATGATCCAGCATGGCGCTCGCAGCATAGTGCTGCTATCGCGCAGTGGGATTGGCAAGGAGATGGTTGATCAGCTCCAGAAAGAGGCCAACTGCCCTGATGCGCGtgtgttggtgaagaagtgCGACGCCAGTGACGAACAGCAAGTGAAACATCTTGTGGCCGAGTGCTCCaaatccctccctcccatctgCGGTGTCATTCATGCAGCAATGGTCCTTCGT GATGTGTTGCTGGAAGGCATGACACACGAAGACTACACTCAGGTCATCCGGCCAAAGGTAGCAGGAACCTGGAACATCCACAACGTGCTCCAGTCGCAGTCCATTTCCCTCGACTACTTTGTCGTCCTCTCATCAGCGTCTGGCATTCTTGGATCTCGTGGTCAGGGCGCTTACGCCG